One genomic window of Actinoplanes lobatus includes the following:
- a CDS encoding tetratricopeptide repeat-containing diguanylate cyclase, with protein MTAVTRASAGSAALAAVHAARAAELDDLEDWVGRDPAARAARAAEVEQEAVADGDPVSRMRARLIQADAAERSGDLRAAAKEMWLINEWAHEHGNRYLIARSHLLLGRTFRNLGDVAALLEHAVAAVEALEDSVPARRRLPYVVKYADALTETGSIDAARERYQQAEELARHSTDIRDQIMVLNNHAYAEYLAGEPDRAWAVVQRMCTTAVAGGHRLDPNDLDTVASVQIALGQHAEAEQTVLAAIGGYPDGPQEADSLPEFLLTLAVTRRLQGDLAAAQHTLDACRDQCEAHEHGEILVRVMQEQAELHGAAGDYERAFAEHKRFHAAEREVLSAAREAQARNRQALFEVNEARQEAERFREQARRDPLTGLRNRRYVDEQLPGLIEQTLRTGDSLWAALLDLDHFKQVNDRCTHEAGDRVLIDVARLLTEMEPSAGFAARLGGEEFLLVITGMDGSQATEYLDRVRAAVADHPWGPVTGELPVTVSIGADAVAPGAGQAELLARADAQLYAAKRAGRNRVCVGFGLTSTHA; from the coding sequence GTGACAGCCGTGACGCGGGCCTCGGCCGGTAGCGCCGCGCTCGCCGCCGTGCATGCGGCGCGGGCCGCGGAACTGGACGATCTCGAGGACTGGGTCGGCCGCGACCCCGCCGCCCGGGCCGCCCGGGCCGCCGAGGTCGAACAGGAGGCGGTCGCCGACGGAGATCCGGTCTCCCGGATGCGGGCCCGGCTGATCCAGGCCGACGCCGCCGAACGCTCCGGTGACCTGAGAGCCGCCGCCAAGGAGATGTGGCTGATCAACGAGTGGGCCCATGAACACGGCAACCGCTACCTGATCGCCCGCAGCCACCTGCTGCTCGGCCGCACCTTCCGCAACCTCGGTGACGTCGCCGCGCTTCTGGAGCACGCGGTCGCCGCGGTCGAGGCCCTGGAGGACAGCGTCCCGGCCCGTCGCCGGCTGCCCTACGTGGTCAAGTACGCCGACGCGCTCACCGAGACCGGCTCGATCGACGCGGCCCGGGAACGCTACCAACAGGCCGAGGAGCTGGCCCGGCACAGCACGGACATCCGCGACCAGATCATGGTGCTGAACAATCACGCGTACGCCGAATACCTGGCCGGCGAACCGGACCGGGCCTGGGCGGTGGTCCAGCGGATGTGCACCACCGCCGTCGCGGGCGGGCACCGGCTCGACCCGAACGACCTGGACACGGTGGCCAGCGTGCAGATCGCGCTGGGGCAGCACGCCGAGGCGGAACAGACCGTTCTGGCCGCGATCGGCGGATATCCGGACGGCCCGCAGGAGGCCGACTCGCTGCCCGAGTTCCTGCTCACCCTGGCGGTCACCCGCCGGCTACAGGGCGATCTCGCCGCCGCCCAGCACACCCTGGACGCGTGCCGGGACCAGTGCGAGGCGCACGAGCACGGCGAGATCCTGGTTCGGGTGATGCAGGAGCAGGCGGAGCTGCACGGCGCTGCCGGTGACTACGAGCGGGCCTTCGCCGAGCACAAGCGGTTCCACGCGGCTGAGCGGGAGGTGCTCTCCGCGGCCAGGGAGGCGCAGGCCCGCAACCGGCAGGCGCTCTTCGAGGTCAACGAGGCCCGGCAGGAGGCGGAACGGTTCCGTGAGCAGGCGCGCCGTGATCCGCTGACCGGGCTGCGCAACCGCCGCTACGTGGACGAGCAACTGCCCGGACTGATCGAGCAGACGTTGCGGACCGGGGATTCGCTCTGGGCCGCATTGCTCGATCTGGACCACTTCAAACAGGTCAATGACCGGTGTACGCACGAGGCCGGGGACCGGGTGCTGATCGACGTGGCCCGGCTGCTGACCGAGATGGAACCGTCGGCGGGGTTCGCCGCCCGCCTCGGCGGGGAGGAGTTCCTGCTGGTCATCACCGGGATGGACGGCTCACAGGCGACCGAGTACCTGGATCGGGTGCGGGCGGCGGTGGCCGACCATCCGTGGGGGCCGGTTACCGGGGAACTGCCGGTGACGGTGAGTATCGGAGCGGACGCGGTCGCTCCGGGCGCCGGGCAGGCGGAGCTGCTGGCCCGGGCGGACGCCCAGCTCTATGCGGCCAAGCGGGCCGGGCGGAACCGGGTCTGTGTGGGGTTCGGACTAACGTCTACCCATGCCTGA
- a CDS encoding DUF2231 domain-containing protein: protein MAFVFDLATTLGAPPLIGTVAFWNLVAGLIGGLLAALAAAVDAFGASDPSAARIFFLALLLDVGVLIVFAVLTLMRVRGHDRSADGGLLALEAAALGLAGFTAWFSGRLADPQAPVSDPRPSHRRGGSLLDPETPSDIPAPRGEHPGPRGGNPGPRSDSPGLRSGNPGPRSETPGSRSEYPGPRSRASSRVPADPDPRREDSGTRSSRRETAVPTPRPSRGWQAAGRQPTPPQRGRTTVPEARGHGPAAVEREVGGQAGAAVGREPGRWGTAAGSGVRGRGGAAVEREAGGRGGAAVEREVGGQADAAVGREVGGQADAAVGREPGRWGTAAGSGVGGRGSAAVEREAGADAGRESEWWGAAPGSGSRGGGDSADEWESGRRGGAEPPQWPAPTGRAAR from the coding sequence ATGGCGTTCGTCTTCGACCTGGCCACCACGCTCGGCGCGCCCCCTCTGATCGGAACGGTCGCCTTCTGGAACCTGGTGGCCGGCCTCATCGGTGGCCTGCTCGCCGCACTGGCCGCCGCGGTCGACGCTTTCGGCGCCTCGGACCCGTCCGCCGCCCGGATCTTCTTCCTCGCCCTCCTTCTCGACGTCGGTGTACTGATCGTCTTCGCGGTCCTCACCCTGATGCGGGTCCGGGGCCACGACCGCTCCGCCGACGGCGGCCTCCTCGCCCTCGAAGCCGCCGCTCTGGGGCTGGCCGGTTTCACCGCCTGGTTCAGCGGCCGCCTCGCCGACCCCCAGGCCCCGGTCTCCGACCCACGCCCATCCCACCGCCGCGGCGGCAGCCTCCTCGACCCGGAAACACCGAGCGACATCCCTGCCCCGCGGGGCGAGCACCCTGGCCCGCGAGGCGGGAATCCCGGCCCGCGAAGCGATAGCCCCGGCCTGCGGAGCGGGAATCCCGGCCCGCGAAGCGAGACTCCCGGCTCACGGAGCGAGTACCCCGGCCCGCGAAGCAGGGCCTCCAGCCGCGTGCCCGCGGACCCTGACCCGCGGCGCGAAGACTCCGGCACTCGCTCTTCGCGGCGTGAAACCGCCGTCCCCACCCCTCGTCCTTCGCGTGGATGGCAGGCTGCGGGCCGCCAGCCGACCCCACCCCAGCGAGGCAGAACCACAGTGCCCGAGGCGCGAGGGCACGGGCCCGCAGCCGTCGAGCGGGAGGTTGGTGGGCAGGCGGGTGCGGCCGTCGGGCGGGAGCCGGGACGGTGGGGGACGGCCGCGGGGTCTGGGGTGCGTGGGCGTGGGGGTGCGGCTGTCGAGCGGGAGGCTGGTGGGCGTGGGGGTGCGGCTGTCGAGCGGGAGGTTGGTGGGCAGGCGGATGCGGCCGTCGGGCGGGAGGTTGGTGGGCAGGCGGATGCGGCCGTCGGGCGGGAGCCGGGACGGTGGGGGACGGCCGCGGGGTCTGGGGTGGGTGGGCGTGGAAGCGCGGCCGTTGAGCGGGAGGCGGGTGCGGACGCCGGGCGGGAGTCCGAGTGGTGGGGCGCGGCCCCTGGGTCCGGGTCGCGTGGGGGTGGAGACTCGGCAGACGAGTGGGAGTCGGGTCGGCGGGGCGGAGCTGAGCCTCCGCAGTGGCCGGCGCCTACCGGGCGGGCCGCCCGGTAG
- a CDS encoding MFS transporter — protein sequence MTVTDTARRRPLITLLVVCQSTIGLIFGGIGLFLPLIRTDLGLSFTEAGTLAAASNLTYALMQVPSGYLADRFTPRRLFLIGLLGLNVLSALFAVLDTYPLLLIDQALAGFFRALVFTPGMLLMTQLFPPGRRATAMGLYVVGGFSSNVLLSAVGPLLVGPLGWRLLFLLFSGFGLLALVLYRFLAGAAPRREPGDPVRFADLPGLIRQRIIQLTGVIQFTRLAVAQGFTFWLPTYLVVDRGQSLATAGLVAALASAISAPVNYLGGYLSDRINRPLLVIGGSLTVLTVGLTLLTYVPGMLGVLGVVALISMAIQVYFGPLFALPLQVLGSGNAGLISGFGNFCANLGSFALVYALGAVKDATGSFRAGFLSLAVLCVVALIATRLTRPLLRRAG from the coding sequence GTGACTGTCACCGACACCGCCCGGCGCCGCCCGCTCATCACGCTGCTGGTCGTCTGCCAGAGCACGATCGGGCTGATCTTCGGCGGGATCGGGCTGTTCCTGCCGCTGATCCGTACCGACCTGGGGCTGAGCTTCACCGAGGCGGGCACGCTGGCCGCCGCGAGCAACCTCACCTACGCCCTGATGCAGGTGCCGTCCGGATACCTGGCCGACCGGTTCACCCCGCGCCGGCTGTTCCTCATCGGGCTGCTCGGCCTGAACGTCCTGTCGGCCCTGTTCGCTGTGCTCGACACGTACCCCCTGCTGTTGATCGATCAGGCGCTCGCCGGCTTCTTCCGCGCCCTGGTCTTCACCCCCGGCATGCTGCTGATGACCCAGTTGTTCCCGCCCGGCCGGCGGGCCACCGCCATGGGCCTGTACGTGGTCGGCGGCTTCTCCTCGAACGTGCTGCTCAGCGCGGTCGGGCCGCTGCTGGTCGGGCCGCTCGGGTGGCGGCTGCTGTTCCTGCTGTTCTCCGGGTTCGGGCTGCTGGCCCTGGTGCTGTACCGGTTCCTGGCCGGGGCCGCGCCGCGCCGGGAACCCGGCGACCCGGTCCGGTTCGCCGACCTGCCGGGGCTGATCCGGCAGCGGATCATCCAGCTCACCGGGGTCATCCAGTTCACCCGGCTCGCCGTGGCGCAGGGCTTCACGTTCTGGCTGCCCACCTATCTGGTGGTCGACCGCGGGCAGTCGCTGGCCACCGCCGGCCTGGTCGCGGCGCTGGCCTCGGCGATCAGCGCGCCGGTCAACTACCTGGGCGGCTACCTGTCCGACCGGATCAACCGGCCGCTGCTGGTGATCGGCGGTTCGCTGACCGTCCTGACCGTCGGCCTGACGCTGCTCACCTATGTGCCCGGCATGCTGGGAGTGCTCGGCGTGGTGGCGCTGATCTCGATGGCGATCCAGGTCTACTTCGGACCGCTGTTCGCCCTCCCGTTGCAGGTGCTCGGATCCGGCAACGCCGGGCTGATCAGCGGTTTCGGCAACTTCTGCGCCAACCTGGGCAGCTTCGCCCTCGTGTACGCGCTGGGCGCCGTCAAGGACGCCACCGGCTCGTTCCGGGCCGGGTTCCTGAGTCTGGCCGTGCTCTGCGTGGTGGCCCTGATCGCGACCCGGCTCACCCGGCCGCTGCTTCGAAGAGCCGGCTAG
- a CDS encoding antibiotic biosynthesis monooxygenase, with protein sequence MAVLELARFTIAEGAEEQLIAERPAMLAALRRGFPGCLAAYLSKEEDGGWLDVLVWRSREEAEASAREIASIPECAAWFRHITESGGIRHAEVVSAWPPPA encoded by the coding sequence ATGGCCGTTCTCGAGTTGGCCCGCTTCACCATCGCCGAGGGCGCCGAGGAGCAACTGATCGCCGAGCGCCCCGCCATGCTGGCGGCGTTACGCCGCGGCTTCCCCGGCTGCCTGGCCGCCTACCTGAGCAAGGAGGAGGACGGCGGCTGGCTGGACGTCCTGGTCTGGCGCTCCCGGGAGGAGGCGGAGGCGTCGGCCCGCGAGATCGCCTCGATCCCCGAGTGTGCCGCCTGGTTCCGGCACATCACCGAGTCGGGCGGCATCCGCCACGCCGAGGTCGTCTCCGCCTGGCCCCCACCCGCCTGA
- a CDS encoding SGNH/GDSL hydrolase family protein: MPLRRRTLLGAASPLLLFDPHPPPRPRWTHTWTAAPQLTEPYDLPPEPFTGDRSMLVNTTLRQTVRLSLGGRRLRVRFSNAFGTTDLPITAAAVALPRDGRAGAPGIQPGSSQRLTFGGRAGVTVPPGAQMISDPVDLPVVAAQNLTVTVHLWEGQDGSALTSHPGSRTTSWLIEGDRLADPELPGAVPVNHWYLLSAVEVTASGAAGLVVLGDALTDGRGSTLNGNDRWPDQLLIRLRRPGLAVLNQAARGNRVLCDGLGPNALARLDRDVLTVSGARWLLVFEGVNDLGMTAATELAQRRVVAGLIGAYQQIALRAQACGLRIFGATLTPFGGNIYDDKAGVRETARQQVNAAIRAGLFDGWVDFDAAVRDPVAPWRLLPVFDAGDHLHLNPRGYAALAAAVPSRLFEAAAG; encoded by the coding sequence GTGCCCCTGCGGCGACGCACCCTCCTGGGAGCCGCCTCCCCGCTGCTTCTGTTCGATCCCCACCCGCCCCCACGCCCCCGCTGGACCCACACCTGGACCGCCGCTCCACAGCTCACCGAACCGTACGACCTGCCGCCGGAGCCGTTCACCGGCGACCGTTCCATGCTGGTGAACACCACCCTGCGCCAGACCGTGCGCCTGTCCCTGGGCGGGCGGCGGCTGCGGGTGCGGTTCTCCAACGCGTTCGGCACGACCGACCTGCCGATCACCGCGGCCGCCGTGGCTCTGCCGCGGGACGGCCGGGCCGGGGCGCCGGGCATCCAGCCGGGCAGCTCGCAGCGGTTGACGTTCGGGGGCCGGGCCGGCGTGACCGTGCCGCCGGGCGCGCAGATGATCTCCGACCCGGTCGATCTGCCGGTGGTCGCGGCGCAGAACCTGACGGTCACGGTTCACCTGTGGGAGGGGCAGGACGGGTCGGCGCTCACCTCGCATCCGGGTTCGCGTACCACCTCCTGGCTGATCGAGGGGGACCGGCTCGCGGACCCGGAGCTGCCGGGGGCCGTGCCGGTCAACCACTGGTACCTGCTCAGCGCGGTCGAGGTCACCGCGTCCGGCGCGGCCGGGCTGGTGGTGCTCGGCGACGCGCTGACCGACGGCCGCGGCTCCACCCTCAACGGCAACGACCGCTGGCCCGACCAGCTGCTGATCCGGCTGCGCCGCCCCGGCCTCGCGGTGCTCAACCAGGCGGCCCGCGGCAACCGGGTGCTGTGTGACGGCCTCGGCCCGAACGCCCTGGCCCGGCTGGATCGCGACGTGCTGACGGTCAGCGGCGCCCGGTGGCTGCTCGTCTTCGAGGGCGTCAACGACCTGGGCATGACGGCCGCCACCGAGCTGGCGCAACGCCGTGTGGTGGCCGGGCTGATCGGCGCGTACCAGCAGATCGCGCTGCGCGCGCAGGCGTGCGGTCTGCGGATCTTCGGGGCCACGCTCACGCCTTTCGGCGGCAACATCTACGACGACAAGGCGGGCGTACGGGAGACCGCCCGCCAGCAGGTGAACGCCGCGATCCGGGCCGGCCTGTTCGACGGCTGGGTGGACTTCGACGCGGCGGTACGCGATCCGGTCGCGCCCTGGCGACTGCTGCCGGTCTTCGACGCCGGCGACCACCTGCACCTGAACCCGCGCGGGTACGCCGCCCTGGCGGCCGCCGTGCCTAGCCGGCTCTTCGAAGCAGCGGCCGGGTGA
- a CDS encoding arylamine N-acetyltransferase family protein, with amino-acid sequence MPDSIDVPGYLARLGLSELAGHEPGVAALGALHRAHAERVPYECLEIHIGRPTTVCPTESAARIVAGRGGYCFHLNGAFSALLRALGYQVTRHVGGVQGNQTLPAGASANHLVLTVSGLPSDACPDGVWLVDLGMGDGLHGPLPLIAGDHADGPFRYALRPSEAEPGGWRFDHDPRGSFLGMDFRAEPARMSEFRAKHEELSTSPESGFVRTPAVCRRDATGFDVLRARTLTRTEAEPVPTELNSPDDYFGALDEVFGITLPAEDRAILWASATRAHEAWLESRA; translated from the coding sequence ATGCCTGACAGCATCGACGTACCCGGTTACCTGGCCCGGCTGGGCCTGTCCGAGCTGGCCGGTCACGAGCCGGGTGTGGCGGCGCTCGGCGCCCTGCACCGGGCGCACGCGGAACGGGTGCCCTACGAATGCCTGGAGATCCACATCGGGCGGCCCACCACGGTCTGCCCGACCGAGTCGGCGGCCCGGATCGTGGCCGGTCGCGGCGGCTACTGCTTCCATCTCAACGGGGCCTTCTCGGCGCTGCTGCGGGCGCTCGGCTACCAGGTCACCCGGCATGTCGGCGGCGTGCAGGGCAACCAGACGCTGCCCGCCGGGGCGTCCGCCAACCACCTGGTGCTGACCGTCTCCGGCCTGCCGTCGGACGCCTGCCCGGATGGCGTCTGGCTGGTCGACCTGGGCATGGGCGACGGCCTGCACGGCCCGCTTCCGCTGATCGCGGGCGATCATGCGGACGGCCCGTTCCGGTACGCGCTGCGCCCGTCCGAGGCCGAGCCGGGCGGCTGGCGGTTCGACCACGATCCGCGCGGCAGCTTCCTCGGCATGGACTTCCGCGCGGAACCGGCCCGGATGTCGGAGTTCCGGGCGAAGCACGAGGAGCTGTCCACCTCGCCGGAGTCCGGTTTCGTCCGCACCCCGGCGGTCTGCCGGCGTGACGCCACCGGCTTCGACGTGCTGCGCGCCCGCACCCTGACCCGGACCGAGGCCGAGCCGGTCCCCACCGAACTGAACAGCCCGGACGACTACTTCGGCGCCCTGGACGAGGTGTTCGGCATCACCCTGCCCGCCGAGGACCGGGCGATCCTGTGGGCCTC
- a CDS encoding helix-turn-helix transcriptional regulator produces MLSPTARALMAYEAVQGAPGITADRIAERLGISDRAARRYIAILREAGLPIESVRGPYGGYKVGRGARPAPLIFTQAEALGLVMAVLDGHHAAGDTADPVGSALGKIVRVLPESLGAQVEAVRRTAAPAPDRGAARPDPEITSGLVRACAQNLRVRVGYRTEAGSEWTAEVDPWAIVVRHGRWYLLCHSHAAGARRAYRIDRVTAVEILPTGFRPPADLDPVAVLDAHLAVGWEFRAEILIEAPIADIPAWLSPALGALTPGPEPGTTILTGSTSNPRWYAQQLTVIPADYRIVDSPEIRDAARRIAERLLAAARPKNVGGAA; encoded by the coding sequence CTCGGCATCTCCGACCGGGCGGCCCGGCGCTACATCGCCATCCTGCGCGAGGCCGGGCTCCCCATCGAGTCCGTCCGCGGGCCCTACGGCGGATACAAGGTCGGTCGCGGCGCCCGGCCCGCCCCGCTGATCTTCACGCAGGCGGAGGCGCTCGGCCTGGTCATGGCGGTCCTCGACGGCCACCACGCGGCCGGCGACACAGCCGATCCGGTCGGCAGCGCCCTCGGCAAGATCGTCCGGGTGCTGCCGGAGAGCTTGGGCGCACAGGTCGAGGCGGTCCGGCGGACGGCCGCACCGGCCCCCGACCGCGGCGCCGCGCGGCCCGACCCCGAGATCACCAGCGGCCTGGTGCGGGCGTGCGCTCAGAATCTCCGGGTACGGGTCGGCTATCGCACCGAGGCCGGTTCGGAGTGGACGGCCGAAGTGGACCCGTGGGCCATCGTGGTGCGGCACGGGCGGTGGTATCTGCTGTGCCACTCCCATGCGGCGGGCGCGCGACGGGCGTACCGGATCGACCGGGTCACCGCCGTGGAGATCCTGCCCACCGGCTTCCGGCCGCCCGCCGACCTGGACCCGGTCGCCGTGCTCGACGCCCACCTGGCCGTCGGCTGGGAATTCCGCGCCGAGATCCTGATCGAGGCCCCGATCGCCGACATCCCCGCCTGGCTGAGCCCCGCCCTGGGCGCGCTGACCCCCGGCCCGGAGCCGGGCACCACCATCCTGACCGGCAGCACCAGCAACCCCCGCTGGTACGCCCAGCAGCTCACCGTCATCCCCGCCGACTACCGCATCGTCGACAGCCCGGAGATCCGCGACGCCGCCCGCCGGATCGCGGAACGCCTGCTCGCAGCCGCGCGGCCGAAAAATGTCGGGGGTGCCGCGTAG